In the Candidatus Saccharibacteria bacterium oral taxon 488 genome, one interval contains:
- a CDS encoding glycosyltransferase family 2 protein, giving the protein MSAQKSQAKTPLVSIITATYNDETYIESSIRSVLSQDFTDFEYLIINDGSTDNTKKIVQRLQKEDSRIRLINQKNSGLVASLNRGITEARGTYIARIDGDDEWLPHKLKTQVTMLEKNKNLVLVGGGAEIMNQNSVPTGFIFNVARDEDIRLGLCIFNQFCHSSVIYRRQAALDAGLYPDTCPAEDYDLFSKFAEHGELANVPYPVFRYRISDGSISAKRRDEQNRLAKKFSFRNWDIVQPTVTSRADIKRAFAYYIKNPINHDFGISHKHAYTFVLMRIGYRMLQKGQVGKGLRQLWNVASTGRTAAKIVVKWGLDIIKIKLRPSRRKTKTAA; this is encoded by the coding sequence TGAGTGCACAGAAGTCCCAAGCTAAAACACCATTGGTGTCAATTATTACCGCCACCTATAATGACGAAACATACATTGAGTCCTCAATTCGCTCCGTGCTGTCACAAGATTTTACTGATTTCGAGTACCTTATTATTAATGATGGCTCAACCGATAATACAAAAAAAATCGTTCAGCGCCTTCAAAAAGAAGATAGCCGCATTCGCCTCATTAATCAAAAAAATAGCGGCCTCGTGGCTTCACTCAACCGCGGCATTACTGAAGCGCGTGGCACCTACATTGCCCGTATTGATGGCGACGATGAGTGGCTACCGCACAAGCTCAAGACTCAAGTCACTATGCTAGAGAAAAACAAAAACCTGGTTCTGGTTGGCGGTGGCGCAGAAATCATGAACCAAAATAGCGTACCGACTGGTTTTATTTTTAACGTTGCTCGTGACGAAGATATTAGACTCGGTCTTTGCATTTTTAATCAATTCTGCCATTCATCGGTCATTTATCGCCGCCAGGCAGCACTTGATGCTGGTCTTTACCCTGACACCTGTCCAGCCGAGGATTATGACCTGTTTAGTAAATTTGCCGAACATGGTGAACTTGCTAACGTACCTTACCCCGTTTTTCGCTATCGCATTAGTGACGGCAGTATCTCGGCTAAACGCCGCGATGAGCAAAATCGTCTCGCTAAAAAGTTTTCGTTTCGCAACTGGGATATCGTTCAGCCGACGGTCACTAGTCGTGCCGACATCAAACGTGCTTTCGCCTATTATATCAAAAATCCAATTAACCATGATTTTGGAATTAGCCACAAGCACGCCTACACTTTTGTACTAATGCGCATTGGTTATCGTATGCTTCAAAAGGGACAGGTTGGCAAGGGGCTCCGTCAGCTTTGGAACGTGGCATCAACCGGGCGTACTGCCGCCAAGATCGTTGTTAAGTGGGGACTTGATATCATTAAGATTAAGCTTAGACCATCACGTCGAAAAACAAAAACAGCAGCTTAG